Proteins found in one Bacteroidales bacterium genomic segment:
- a CDS encoding glycerol-3-phosphate dehydrogenase translates to MNNQQQKKIYFLGAGAIATALGNVLTRKPELDVTLITIEKEVVDTINSVHINKKYFPNILLENRLKAATDFSLLQHEAIVFVAIPSVVVVDFLTNQNIHPHSIIVNLAKGFGNQHQTIVESLKEQLPNPVCALKGPSFAREIINNQPTSFTLGADEGALFSVFQEVFRNTSVYIDFSADIRGVEMLSILKNIYAIAIGVVDAQFESPNLKFMIFTKALSEMRHILLLFGGKKKTLFNYCGIGDFALTSLNDLSRNRTLGLLIGKGFFTDNISEKVVLEGRIAVNIFYRELQEKGVEPDEYPILSELHQVFNGSYDITSFVNKLLNHQG, encoded by the coding sequence ATGAATAATCAACAACAAAAAAAGATCTATTTTCTCGGCGCAGGGGCCATAGCCACCGCATTGGGCAATGTACTCACCAGGAAGCCGGAGCTGGATGTCACGCTGATCACCATCGAGAAAGAGGTCGTCGATACCATTAACTCCGTGCATATCAATAAAAAATATTTCCCCAACATTCTGCTGGAAAACCGGTTAAAGGCTGCTACAGATTTTTCGCTTTTGCAACATGAAGCCATCGTCTTTGTGGCCATTCCATCGGTTGTGGTCGTTGATTTTTTGACTAACCAGAACATTCATCCCCACTCCATCATTGTAAATCTTGCCAAAGGATTTGGTAACCAGCATCAAACCATTGTTGAATCGCTCAAGGAACAATTGCCCAACCCTGTTTGTGCGCTGAAAGGGCCTTCGTTTGCCAGGGAGATCATTAATAACCAGCCGACTTCTTTTACACTTGGCGCTGATGAGGGGGCGCTTTTCAGTGTCTTTCAGGAGGTTTTTAGAAATACTTCCGTTTATATTGATTTTTCGGCTGACATCCGGGGGGTTGAGATGCTGAGCATTTTAAAAAACATTTACGCCATCGCCATCGGTGTGGTAGATGCCCAGTTTGAATCGCCCAACCTCAAATTTATGATTTTCACGAAAGCACTGAGTGAGATGCGGCATATCCTGCTGCTTTTTGGCGGCAAAAAGAAAACCCTATTTAACTATTGCGGTATTGGCGATTTTGCCCTGACTTCGCTGAATGATCTAAGTCGCAACCGCACACTGGGTTTGCTCATTGGAAAAGGGTTTTTCACCGATAATATTTCCGAAAAGGTAGTGCTGGAAGGACGAATTGCTGTGAATATTTTTTACAGGGAATTGCAGGAGAAGGGAGTTGAGCCTGATGAATACCCGATCCTCAGCGAGTTGCACCAGGTATTTAACGGCAGTTATGACATCACCTCCTTTGTCAATAAGCTGTTGAATCATCAGGGGTAG